TGAGCGCGAGCCGGGCCAGCCGGGCCAGGTGCGCGACGTCGTCCCGCCCGAGTCCGGCGGTGTCGTCCCGCCCGAGTCCGGCGGTGTCGTCCCGCCCGAGTCCGGCGGTGTCATCGCGCCCGAGTCCGGCGGTGTCGTCGCGCCCGGGTCCGGCGGTGTCCTGCGGGGAGGGGGTGCTCATGCTGGGGCGCGGGTCTCCTCGGTCGTCGGAACCCCGCCACTGTACGTGGGCGGCCCGCCGGGGCGACCGGCCGCTCGACCCCCGGACGGTGCATGGGGGAAGCTGTCGCCACCCGCGATCGACGGAGATCGACCAAGGACCCCCTGCCCCCCGCCGCTCGCAGGCTCGCGCCGGGACCGTGCAGGGGCCACGACCCGGAGGAACCGTGTCCCATCTCCTGCGGCTGGTCGTCCCCGACCGTCCCGGCATCCTCGGCGCCGTGGCCACGGCCCTGGGTGAGGCGGGCATCGACATCGTGTCCGTCGACGTGCTCGAGCGCGGCGGTGGGGTGGCCGTCGACGACGTCGTGGTGGACCTGCCGCCCGACCGGCTGCCGGACAGCCTGATCACCGCCGCGCAGGCCGTGCCGGGTGTGCAGGTGGAGTCGCTGCGCCCCTTCGCCGGTCCGCTGGACACCCACCGCGAGCTGGAGCTGCTGGAGGCGCTCGCCCGGGCGGCGGCGCCGGGGTCGCCCACGCTCGCGGTGAAGCTGCTGGCGGCCGAGCTGCCGCGGGTGTTCCACAGCGGCTGGGCGGTCGTCCTCTCCGGCGACGCGGGAGGCCCGTGCGAGGTGCTGGCCGCCTCCGACGCGGCGCCGTCCTTCGACGGCATGACCCTGCCGTGGCTGCCGCTGGACAGCCCGCGGCTGCTGCCCAGCGAGGCGGACTGGCTGCCCGAGCGCTGGCGGGAGATGGCCATCGAGATGATGGCGGCCCCCTTCGGCGACCTCCGGACGGCGGTGGTGACCGGCCGCTCCGGCGGGCCGGCCTACCGTCGCTCGGAGCTGCTGCGCCTGGTGCACCTCGCCGGCATCGCCGCCAGCGTCGCGCACCTGCCGCCGGCCTGATGGAGGACCCTCCTGCCCTCCCACCACTCGCGAGCTCGCGGCGGGACCCTGCAGGAGGGCCGTTCGCGTCCGCACGCACCGCGGTCCCGGCAGGCGGCCGGTAAACCGGTGGCGCGTCGGCCCGACCCGTCGGCACGCTGCCCGCATGACGGTCGACCACTTCGCCGGGTGGGTCGCGGAGCACTACGACGAGTCCTCCGCCGACGTCTCCACCCCCGCGGTCCTGGACCCGGTCGTCGACCTCCTCGCCGACCTCGCCGGTGACGGCACCGCCCTGGAGCTCGGAGTCGGCACCGGCCGGGTCGCGCTGCCCCTGGCCGCCCGCGGGGTCGGCGTGCACGGCATCGACCTGTCCCCCGACATGCTGGCGCGGCTGCGGGCCAAGCCCGGGGCCGACCGGGTCCCCGTCACGCTGGGGGACTTCGCGACCACCTCGGTGGACGGCGTCTTCACCCTGGCCTACCTCGTGTTCAACACGATCATGAACCTGACGACCCAGGACGAGCAGGTCTCCTGCTTCCGGAACGTCGCCCGCCACCTGGCCCCCGGTGGTCGGTTCGTCGTCGAGGTGGGCGTCCCCGAGCTGCGCCGGCTCCCCCCCGGGGAGGTCGCCCGGCCGTTCCTGCTCTCCCCCACCCGTCTCGGCTTCGACGAGTACGACGTCGCCGCGCAGCGGCTGGTCTCCCACCACCACCGGCTGGGCGACGGGCAGTGGCGGGTCGTCTCGATGCCGTTCCGGTACGTGTGGCCGGCCGAGCTCGACCTCATGGCGCGACTGGCCGGGATGGTGCTGGAGTCCCGGTGGGAGGACTGGCAGCGCCGCCCGTTCACCGGCGAGAGCCGCTCGCACGTGTCGGTCTGGCGGATGCCGGGCTGAGCCGGCCCACTCCCCCGCCGGCCCACTCCCCCGGCCGGCTCACTCCCCCGGCGGCTCGCCGCCGTCGGGCGCCGGCGGTGCGGCCGGCTCGGTGCCGTCGCCGACCGTCGCCACCGCACGGGCCGCCTCGGGCCCCTCCTCCAGCAGCACCCGGAAGCCGTCGTCGTCCAGGACCGGCGCCCCGACCTGCACCGCCTTGTCGTACTTGCTGCCCGGGTCGGCGCCGACGACGACGAAGCCGGTCTTCTTCGACACCGAGCCGGTCACCTTGCCACCGCGCTCCTGGATGGCGGCGATCGCCTGGTCGCGGCTGTGGTCGCGCAGCGACCCGGTGACGACGACGGTGACGCCGGTCAGCGGCCCGGGCCCGGCGGCGTCGCCCTCGTCGGCCATCCGCACGCCCGCGGCGCGCCACTTCTCCACCACCTCGCGGTGCCAGTCGACGGCGAACCAGTCCAGCACCGACCTCGCGATCGTCGGCCCCACCCCGTCGGCCGCCGCCAGCTCCTCCTCCGACGCCGTCACGATCCGGTCGATCGAGCGGAAGTCGCGGGCCAGCGCCTGCGCGGCCGTCGGGCCGACGTGCCGGATGGACAGCGCGACCAGCACCCGCCACAGCGGGACGTCCCGACGGGTCTGCAGGTTGGCCAGCAGCTTCTGCCCGTTGGCCGACAGCGCGCCGTCCTTCCGGGTGAAGAACGCGGTGCGGCACAGCGCCGCCTCGTCCAGGAAGAACAGGTCGCCCTCGTCCTGCAGCAGGCCGCCCTGCAGCAGCGCGACCGCCGCCTCGTAGCCGAGGTTCTCGATGTCGAAGGCGCCGCGGCCGGCGACGTGGAAGACGCGCTCCCGCAGCTGCGCGGGGCAGGACCGGGCGTTGGGGCAGCGGATGTCGGCGTCGCCCTCCCGCTCGTGCCGCAGCTCGGTGCCGCACTCGGGGCAGTGCGTGGGCATCACGAACGGCCGCTCGTCGCCGGTGCGGGCCGCGACCACCGGCCCCAGCACCTCGGGGATGACGTCGCCGGCCTTGCGGATGACCACGGTGTCGCCGATGAGGACGCCCTTGCGCTGCACCTCGCTCGCGTTGTGCAGGGTGGCCAGCTGGACCGTCGAGCCGGCCACCTTCACCGGCTCCATGTACGCGAACGGGGTGACCCGCCCGGTGCGCCCGACGTTGACCCGGATGTCGAGCAGCCGGGTGGTGGCCTCCTCCGGCGGGTACTTGAACGCGATCGCCCAGCGCGGCGCCCGCGAGGTCGAGCCCAGCCGGCGCTGCAGCGCCACCTGGTCGACCTTGACGACGACGCCGTCGATCTCGTGCTCCACGGAGTGCCGCTGCTCGCGGTAGCGCTCGACGTAGCCCCACACGCCCTCGAGGTCGTCCAGCACCGCGAACCGGTCGCTGACCGGCAGCCCCAGCTCGCGCAGCCGCGTGTAGGCCTCCGACTGCCGCTCGGGGGCGAACCCCTCGCGCGCGCCGAGACCGTGCACCACCAGCCGCAGCGGCCGGGAGGCGGTGACCCGCGGGTCCTTCTGCCGCAGGGAGCCGGCGGCGGCGTTGCGCGGGTTGGCGAACGGCGCCCGGCCCGCCTCGACCATGCCGGCGTTGACGTCGGCGAAGGCGGCGACCGGGAAGTAGACCTCCCCCCGGACCTCCAGCAGCGGCGGCACGTCGGCACCGGTGAGCTGCTGCGGGACGTCGTCCATCGTGCGCACGTTGGCGGTGACGTCCTCCCCGGTGACGCCGTCCCCGCGGGTGGCCGCGCGCACCAGCCGGCCGCGCTCGTAGACCAGGTCGACCGCGACGCCGTCCACCTTGAGCTCGCAGAGGTACACCGCCGCGGAGCCGACCTCGCGCTCCACCCGGGTGGCCCAGGCCGACAGCTCGTCACGGGAGAAGGCGTTGTCCAGGCTCTGCATCCGCTCCAGGTGCCGGACGGGGGCGAAGGTCGCGGTGAAGCCGCCGTTGACCTTCTGGCTGGGTGAGTCCGGGGTGACCAGCGCGGGGTGGGCGGCCTCGATCGCCCGGAGCTCGCCCATGAGCTCGTCGTACTGCCCGTCGCTGACCAGTGGCGCGTCCTGCACGTAGTAGGCGAACGCGTGGCGGTCCAGCTCCTCGGCCAGGTCGCGGTGCCGGGTGCGCGCCGCGTCGGGGACCTCGGTGAGGTCCGCCCGGTCGGCCGGCGCCACGACCCGGGGCGCGTCGACCTGCGGCTCCTCCAGCTCGGCGTCGGTGGTCACGGCGGGAACGGTATCCGCCGGGTACGACGGCGGAGCTCCGTTCACCCCGTCGGGCGGCGGGCCCGGGGGCGACCGGGGGGCCGGTCCTGGCGCGGGCCGACGCGCCGGGGGGACCATGCGCACAGGTCCCCGGCCACGGCGGCCGGGCCGCCCCGGAGGAGGCCGCATGGAGCCGCTGACCGTCCTCGCCGCCGCCGACGGCCCCCCGGCCTACCTCGGGCCGGCGGCCGGGCTCGTCGTCGCCGCCGCGGTGATCGGCTACCTGATGGCCCGCGCGCGGGTCGTCCCGATCGTCGGCTTCCTCGCCGCCGGCGTGCTCATCGGGCCGGCGCAGCTCGGGGTGGTGCAGAACGACGAGGCGGTGCAGGCGGCGGCCGACGTCGGCGTCATCCTGCTGCTGTTCACCATCGGCATCGAGTTCTCCCTCGACCGGCTGGCCCGGGTGTGGACCTGGATCGCGCTCGGGGGCGCGCTGCAGGTCGGCCTGGCGACCGCCGCGGGCCTGGTCCTCACCCTCGCCCTGGGCGGCACCTGGCAGGACGGGCTGTTCACCGGCTTCCTGCTCGCCCTGTCATCGACCGCCATCGTGCTCAAGCTGCTGGGCGACCGGCACGAGCAGTCCGGACGGCGCGGGCAGCTGGCCCTCGCGCTGCTCATCGCCCAGGACCTCGCGGTCGTGGGCATGGTCCTGGTCGTCCCGCTCCTCGGCGGCGAGGGGGGCGAGGGCGGTGGCGGCGCGTCCCTGCTGCGCGCCGCGGTGACCGCGGTGCTGGTGGTCGGCGCCGTCCTCGTCGTGGCCCGACGCGTGCTGCCGCCGGTCCTGGAGGTGGTGGCCCGCACCTGCTCGCCCGAGGTGTTCCTGCTGGCCGTCGTCGCCGTCTGCTTCGGCACCGCCTTCCTCACCGCCCTGGCCGGGGTGAGCGTCTCCCTCGGCGCCTTCCTCGCCGGCCTCATGGTCAGCGAGAGCCGCGCGAGCTCCCAGGCCCTCGCCGAGGTGCTGCCGCTGCAGATCGTCTTCAGCGCGGTGTTCTTCGTGTCGGTGGGCATGCTGCTCGACGTCGGCTT
This window of the Geodermatophilus sp. DSM 44513 genome carries:
- a CDS encoding ACT domain-containing protein; the protein is MSHLLRLVVPDRPGILGAVATALGEAGIDIVSVDVLERGGGVAVDDVVVDLPPDRLPDSLITAAQAVPGVQVESLRPFAGPLDTHRELELLEALARAAAPGSPTLAVKLLAAELPRVFHSGWAVVLSGDAGGPCEVLAASDAAPSFDGMTLPWLPLDSPRLLPSEADWLPERWREMAIEMMAAPFGDLRTAVVTGRSGGPAYRRSELLRLVHLAGIAASVAHLPPA
- a CDS encoding class I SAM-dependent methyltransferase, which translates into the protein MTVDHFAGWVAEHYDESSADVSTPAVLDPVVDLLADLAGDGTALELGVGTGRVALPLAARGVGVHGIDLSPDMLARLRAKPGADRVPVTLGDFATTSVDGVFTLAYLVFNTIMNLTTQDEQVSCFRNVARHLAPGGRFVVEVGVPELRRLPPGEVARPFLLSPTRLGFDEYDVAAQRLVSHHHRLGDGQWRVVSMPFRYVWPAELDLMARLAGMVLESRWEDWQRRPFTGESRSHVSVWRMPG
- the ligA gene encoding NAD-dependent DNA ligase LigA encodes the protein MTTDAELEEPQVDAPRVVAPADRADLTEVPDAARTRHRDLAEELDRHAFAYYVQDAPLVSDGQYDELMGELRAIEAAHPALVTPDSPSQKVNGGFTATFAPVRHLERMQSLDNAFSRDELSAWATRVEREVGSAAVYLCELKVDGVAVDLVYERGRLVRAATRGDGVTGEDVTANVRTMDDVPQQLTGADVPPLLEVRGEVYFPVAAFADVNAGMVEAGRAPFANPRNAAAGSLRQKDPRVTASRPLRLVVHGLGAREGFAPERQSEAYTRLRELGLPVSDRFAVLDDLEGVWGYVERYREQRHSVEHEIDGVVVKVDQVALQRRLGSTSRAPRWAIAFKYPPEEATTRLLDIRVNVGRTGRVTPFAYMEPVKVAGSTVQLATLHNASEVQRKGVLIGDTVVIRKAGDVIPEVLGPVVAARTGDERPFVMPTHCPECGTELRHEREGDADIRCPNARSCPAQLRERVFHVAGRGAFDIENLGYEAAVALLQGGLLQDEGDLFFLDEAALCRTAFFTRKDGALSANGQKLLANLQTRRDVPLWRVLVALSIRHVGPTAAQALARDFRSIDRIVTASEEELAAADGVGPTIARSVLDWFAVDWHREVVEKWRAAGVRMADEGDAAGPGPLTGVTVVVTGSLRDHSRDQAIAAIQERGGKVTGSVSKKTGFVVVGADPGSKYDKAVQVGAPVLDDDGFRVLLEEGPEAARAVATVGDGTEPAAPPAPDGGEPPGE